Proteins encoded by one window of Torulaspora delbrueckii CBS 1146 chromosome 2, complete genome:
- the NDC80 gene encoding kinetochore-associated Ndc80 complex subunit NDC80 (similar to Saccharomyces cerevisiae TID3 (YIL144W); ancestral locus Anc_5.696): MDQVRNEKGDVLDSLNPQKFTSQIPVSTIGKRRNTTNIGLTDMIQKSMEKNAAANVKRRHRSTVLSEEPSASFRLSQRFSSFPHANSSSTTTKNSLSSRDPRPLRDRNFQNAVQEEIFDYLTRNKFDLEMNHPISLKFLKLPTQKGFVLIFKWLYLRLDPGYNFTKSIEHEVYQILKNLQYPYLETINKSQISAVGGSSWPRFLGMLHWLVKINVKLDQSLQELDQNLFNDNTQELTILNHPLDTLDEQDQKQEKYELMVERLFIEYVMESYRSFLRLEDNYDSYMEQLEAGFMKFTHIIKTDIKRMGDNNDEIMVRCENKAKRSKNLALAVQKCKALKSDLTKFQNYVNTMDHKSNEWPKKLEKMRFESSAKMQQISDLEKKVKELQESLKIRGVSIELIDEKSTQRDNIANELDLVTSKVDQLVAVLKSDKFEKDGILRNMIETVRQYNTAIENLVSLRAKLGHNVDESLLKVSLSDEELQKEDKGIAYESIFSSNHNTAEKAQQELSKLYKEIQERVKNCQMENSTIEAKVVDLQREIREKTNAIERLELQLSDAKSNYELKLQENESSLLSQKIEIEKLEKKISDSSRLTKERLAEAEQLVQVTKIKHEELLLDINRKRVSLHAQVIEIIEYASNFKINIQAVLEKTEGRITEQLESL; the protein is encoded by the coding sequence ATGGATCAGGTACGCAATGAGAAGGGCGATGTCCTGGATAGCTTGAATCCGCAAAAGTTCACCTCTCAGATCCCAGTTTCTACAATTGGGAAGCGACGGAATACCACAAATATAGGACTCACTGATATGATTCAGAAGAGTATGGAGAAGAATGCTGCAGCCAACGTTAAGAGGAGACATAGATCTACTGTACTGAGCGAGGAGCCCTCAGCAAGTTTTAGGCTTTCACAGAGGTTCTCATCTTTCCCTCACGCGAATAGCTCCAGCACAACCACCAAGAATAGCCTTTCAAGTAGAGATCCACGTCCTCTAAGGGACAGGAATTTCCAGAATGCGGTGCAGGAGGAGATCTTTGATTACTTGACGCGGAACAAGTTCGATCTTGAAATGAACCACCCGATCTCATTAAAATTCTTAAAATTGCCCACACAAAAAGGCTTCGTGCTGATTTTTAAATGGTTGTATCTGAGGCTGGATCCCGGTTACAACTTTACAAAGTCTATTGAGCATGAAGTATatcagattttgaagaatttgcaATACCCGTATCTGGAGACGATCAACAAGTCACAAATCTCAGCAGTAGGAGGCTCTTCATGGCCAAGGTTCCTAGGAATGTTACATTGGCTTGTCAAGATAAATGTGAAGCTTGATCAGTCTTTACAAGAATTGGATCAAAACCTTTTTAATGACAACACACAAGAGCTGACAATTCTCAATCACCCGTTAGATACTCTAGATGAGCAGGACCAAAAGCAGGAAAAGTATGAGCTAATGGTTGAGAGGTTATTCATCGAATACGTCATGGAATCATACCGGAGTTTCCTTCGATTGGAAGATAATTATGATTCGTATATGGAACAACTAGAAGCTGGTTTCATGAAATTTACGCATATCATTAAGACTGATATAAAACGAATGGGAGACAATAACGATGAAATAATGGTAAGATGCGAGAATAAGGCCAAGAGGAGTAAGAATCTCGCTCTGGCCGTTCAAAAATGcaaggctttgaaaagtgaTCTTaccaaatttcaaaactACGTAAACACCATGGACCATAAAAGTAATGAATGGCCAAAAAAGTTGGAGAAAATGCGTTTTGAATCATCGGCCAAGATGCAGCAAATATCAGATTTAGAGAAAAAAGTGAAGGAATTGCAAGAATCCTTGAAAATTAGAGGTGTTTCTATCGAGCTCATAGACGAAAAGAGCACGCAGAGGGACAACATTGCGAACGAACTAGATCTGGTGACGAGCAAAGTAGATCAATTGGTCGCAGTGTTGAAATcagataaatttgaaaaggATGGCATATTAAGAAATATGATCGAAACTGTACGACAATATAACACAGCGATTGAGAATTTAGTCAGTTTGCGAGCGAAGCTCGGGCACAATGTTGACGAGTCTTTGCTAAAGGTTTCCTTATCAGACGAAGAATTGCAGAAGGAAGATAAAGGAATAGCTTATGAAAGCATATTCTCAAGCAATCATAATACCGCAGAGAAAGCGCAGCAAGAGCTATCCAAATTATACAAGGAGATTCAAGAACGAGTCAAAAACTGTCAAATGGAAAACTCTACAATTGAAGCAAAGGTAGTAGATCTGCAAAGGGAAATTCGCGAAAAGACAAATGCCATTGAAAGATTAGAGTTACAACTCTCGGATGCGAAATCAAACTATGAGCTAAAGCTGCAAGAGAATGAAAGCAGCCTTTTGTCACAGAAaattgagattgaaaagctgGAGAAAAAGATAAGTGACTCTAGCAGGCTCACAAAAGAGAGGCTCGCTGAAGCTGAGCAACTGGTACAGGTGACTAAGATTAAACATGAAGAATTGCTGCTGGACATAAATCGCAAGAGGGTTTCACTGCATGCTCAGGTGATTGAAATAATCGAGTATGCAagcaatttcaaaattaaTATTCAAGCGGTATTAGAGAAAACGGAAGGAAGGATTACTGAACAACTAGAGTCCTTATAG
- the SRP40 gene encoding Srp40p (similar to Saccharomyces cerevisiae SRP40 (YKR092C); ancestral locus Anc_5.694), whose product MGSKKKTDVKAKDAKPPKLSEKVKSKQKDVKEEVSTSSGSSSDSSSSSSSDSSSSSDSSSSSDSSSSSSDEEEENKTQKTEAKKSSDSSSSDSSASSSSSSSSSSSSSSSSDSSSSSSDSSSSDSESSSSSSSSDSSSSSDSSSSSSSSSSDSSSSSDSSSSSSDSSSDSDSSSSDSSSSSSSSSSSGSDSDSDSSSSSSSSSDSDSDSDSDSSSSSDSSSSSSSSSSSDSDSESDSNSTSELKEEQKGKKRSAEDSNDKPTKKSKTQETESEESSRTESPQPITDKMAISAGEDVVKEGQRKHFSRIERSKISFEDWELTDNTYKGAAGNWGEIANEKLGRVRGKDFTKGKNKMKRGSYRGGSITLTSGSYKFQD is encoded by the coding sequence ATGGGatctaagaagaaaactgaTGTCAAGGCCAAAGATGCCAAACCACCAAAATTGAGTGAGAAAGTCAAGAGTAAGCAAAAGGATGTGAAGGAGGAAGTTTCTACGTCCTCAGGGTCAAGCAGTGACTCAAGCTCAAGTAGCTCTAGTGACTCAAGCAGTTCTAGCGACTCAAGCAGTTCAAGTGACTCAAGCAGCTCTAGTAGTGACGAAGAGGAGGAAAACAAAACTCAGAAGACCGAAGCTAAAAAATCTAGCGACTCAAGCTCAAGCGACTCAAGTGCCAGTAGCTCCAGTAGCTCCAGTAGCTCCAGTAGCTCTAGCAGCTCTAGCGATTCAAGCTCAAGTTCTAGCGATTCTAGCTCTAGCGACTCTGAGTCTAGCTCCAGTAGCTCTAGTTCTGACTCTAGCTCTAGTTCTGATTCCAGCTCCAGCTCCAGTAGCTCTAGTTCTGACTCTAGCTCTAGTTCTGATTCCAGCTCCAGCTCCAGCGACTCAAGTTCGGACTCAGACTCAAGCTCCAGCGACTCAAGCTCTAGTAGCTCCAGCTCCAGCTCCAGTGGTTCAGACTCCGATTCAGACTCAAGTTCTAGTAGTTCCAGCAGCTCTGACAGTGACTCAGACTCCGACAGTGACTCGAGCTCAAGTTCCGATAGCTCTAGTTCGAGCAGTTCAAGCAGTTCAAGCGACTCAGACTCAGAGTCTGACAGCAACTCAACTAGCGAATTAAAGGAGGAACAAAAGGGTAAGAAGAGATCCGCAGAAGATTCCAATGATAAACCAACAAAGAAGTCTAAGACTCAAGAGACAGAGAGTGAAGAGTCATCCAGAACTGAATCGCCTCAACCCATCACAGATAAGATGGCCATTTCTGCCGGTGAAGATGTTGTTAAAGAAGGACAGAGAAAACATTTCTCAAGAATTgagagatcaaaaatctcattcGAGGATTGGGAATTAACAGATAATACGTATAAAGGTGCGGCTGGTAACTGGGGAGAAATCGCCAATGAAAAGTTAGGAAGAGTTAGAGGCAAAGATTTTACAAAGGGTAAaaacaagatgaagagagGCTCATACAGAGGTGGTTCCATCACTCTAACTTCTGGATCATATAAATTCCAGGATTAA
- the LPX1 gene encoding triglyceride lipase (similar to Saccharomyces cerevisiae YOR084W; ancestral locus Anc_5.693) gives MEKLINSKYKRESKIINAAHPRTFRDSTLVPDKDVLQVVYDVYSLIEADSSPSVPRVNLLFLHGSGMSRCIWEYYVAHLADCRLNWRIGKIVLMDQVTHGDSAVLNADKLGVNYDWVDGARDACKVAQNEFLDGVPAYNVVIGHSMGGFQALSCGILVPNLFQLILPIEPVALMYNAKGSNNEYTTIPKKFFKALSGKTKDHFNSESEYITFMRKGSFFPRVHSEILSRIIDFERIYLPGGEIKTKMEQRQNLLCYLTLFPGAKWLLGSLKFMKAPVVSIEGGISKWCPKENQETLERLIPNYTRDKIPDGDHLLNIEMPDETLARILCHISRFIASQPPKDSTMDLNMDQRRGRFANEYALYCDLRVQDRPLELSKF, from the coding sequence ATGGAGAAGTTGATTAATTCAAAATACAAGAGAGAGTCTAAAATAATCAATGCCGCACATCCAAGGACCTTCCGAGACTCAACTTTGGTTCCAGATAAAGACGTTCTGCAAGTGGTCTACGACGTTTATTCACTGATAGAAGCAGATTCCAGTCCCTCAGTTCCTCGCGTTAATTTGTTGTTCCTACATGGCAGTGGTATGAGTAGGTGCATTTGGGAGTACTATGTGGCCCACCTTGCTGATTGTAGACTCAATTGGCGCATAGGAAAAATTGTACTGATGGATCAGGTTACTCACGGTGATTCAGCTGTATTGAATGCAGATAAGCTTGGTGTGAATTACGATTGGGTTGATGGAGCTAGGGACGCATGTAAGGTGGCTCAAAATGAATTCCTTGATGGTGTGCCTGCATATAACGTCGTCATAGGTCATTCGATGGGAGGTTTTCAGGCTTTAAGTTGTGGTATCTTGGTACCGAACTTATTCCAACTCATCCTGCCTATTGAACCTGTTGCTTTGATGTACAATGCCAAGGGATCGAATAACGAATATACAACCATACCCAAGAAATTTTTTAAAGCCTTGAGTGGTAAAACAAAAGATCACTTTAACAGTGAATCAGAGTACATTACGTTTATGCGGAAGGGTAGTTTCTTCCCAAGGGTTCATTCAGAGATTTTATCGCGGATCATCGACTTCGAAAGAATTTATCTCCCTGGAGGAGAAATTAAAACTAAGATGGAACAACGGCAAAATCTGCTTTGTTACCTCACTTTGTTTCCAGGCGCAAAATGGCTTTTGGGCTCATTGAAGTTCATGAAAGCACCGGTTGTGAGTATTGAAGGGGgtatttcaaaatggtGTCCGAAAGAGAATCAAGAGACTTTAGAAAGATTAATTCCGAATTACACAAGAGATAAGATCCCAGACGGTGATCATCTATTGAATATCGAAATGCCAGATGAGACTTTGGCTAGAATTCTTTGCCATATCTCGAGGTTTATCGCATCACAACCTCCAAAAGACTCCACAATGGATCTCAACATGGATCAAAGAAGAGGCCGCTTTGCTAATGAGTATGCACTTTACTGCGATTTGAGAGTCCAAGATCGTCCTTTAGAGCTTTCGAAATTCTAG
- the SSL2 gene encoding TFIIH/NER complex ATPase/helicase subunit SSL2 (similar to Saccharomyces cerevisiae SSL2 (YIL143C); ancestral locus Anc_5.695), translating into MTDIDGYQTRSKGKIFPEMNQTFFSDDDSAATDDNRSNYEDEGFIDGDDEYGYGESAATTPAESAPPKPRKPAKKSKHEQSDNETANKLAAKNENFLYGTNRNLPSDFVPDSVSGLFRSHDFSYLKLRPDHAARPIWISPSDGRVILESFSPLAEQAQDFLVTIAEPISRPSHIHEYKITAYSLYAAVSVGLETDDIISVLDRLSKVPVAPSIINFIKSATVSYGKVKLVIKHNRYFVETTQADILQMLLKDPVIGTLRLDTNQAQQQPQPKAKMGTTNAQQNVNPNDVEAMFSAVVGGDNELDEEDDLDAVHAFEIANASVEIVKKRCQEIDYPVLEEYDFRNDHRNPDLDIDLKPSTQIRPYQEKSLSKMFGNGRARSGIIVLPCGAGKTLVGITAACTIKKSAIVLCTSSVSVMQWRQQFLQWCTLQPENVAVFTSDNKEMFQTESGLVVSTYSMVANTRNRSHDSQKVMDFLTGREWGFIILDEVHVVPAAMFRRVVTTIAAHAKLGLTATLVREDDKISDLNFLIGPKLYEANWMELSQKGHIANVQCAEVWCPMTAEFYQEYLRESARKRMLLYIMNPTKFQACQFLIQYHERRGDKIIVFSDNVYALQEYALKLGKPFIFGATPQQERMNILQNFQFNDQINTIFLSKVGDTSIDLPEATCLIQISSHYGSRRQEAQRLGRILRAKRRNDDGFNAFFYSLVSKDTQEMYYSTKRQAFLVDQGYAFKVITHLHGMENLPNLAYASARERRELLQEVLLKNEEAAGIEIGDDADNSVGRGVNAHKKAKSKAVRGEGSLAGLAGGEDMAYMEYSTNKNKDLKEHHPLIRKMYYKNLKK; encoded by the coding sequence ATGACTGACATCGATGGATACCAGACGAGAAGCAAAGGAAAGATCTTTCCTGAGATGAACCAAACGTTCTTCTCTGATGATGACTCAGCAGCAACAGATGATAATCGTTCAAACTATGAGGATGAGGGATTCATTGATGGAGATGATGAATATGGCTATGGTGAATCTGCAGCTACTACACCAGCGGAAAGTGCTCCTCCAAAACCCAGGAAACCagccaagaaatcaaagcaCGAGCAAAGCGATAATGAGACAGCTAATAAGTTAGCAGCAAAGAATGAGAATTTTCTGTATGGGACTAATAGAAATTTGCCTTCTGATTTTGTTCCAGATTCAGTGTCGGGGCTATTCAGGTCCCACGATTTCAGCTACTTGAAGCTACGTCCAGACCATGCGGCTAGGCCCATTTGGATCTCACCAAGTGATGGTAGAGTTATATTAGAGAGTTTTTCACCTTTGGCAGAGCAAGCTCAGGATTTCTTGGTTACTATCGCTGAACCGATCAGTAGACCATCTCACATACACGAATACAAAATCACTGCATACTCTCTATATGCTGCGGTTTCCGTCGGTCTGGAGACAGATGATATCATATCTGTGCTAGATAGGCTATCAAAGGTTCCCGTGGCACCAtccatcatcaatttcatcaaaagtgCCACTGTCTCTTATGGTAAGGTGAAATTGGTCATCAAACACAATAGATATTTTGTTGAAACCACACAAGCGGATATCTTACAGATGTTACTGAAGGACCCTGTCATCGGCACCCTACGTTTAGACACAAATCAGGCCCAACAACAGCCGCAGCCGAAGGCAAAGATGGGCACTACCAATGCGCAGCAAAATGtaaatccaaatgatgTTGAAGCCATGTTCAGCGCAGTTGTCGGTGGCGATAATGAActggatgaggaagatgaccTTGATGCAGTTCATGCatttgaaattgccaaTGCGTCCGTGGAAATCGTTAAAAAAAGATGTCAAGAGATCGATTATCCAGTGTTGGAAGAATACGATTTCAGGAACGATCATCGTAATCCTGATTTGGATATCGATTTGAAACCGTCCACTCAAATTAGACcatatcaagaaaaatcgTTGAGTAAGATGTTCGGTAATGGTCGTGCAAGAAGTGGGATCATCGTCTTACCTTGTGGTGCTGGTAAGACTTTGGTCGGTATTACGGCTGCATGTACAATTAAGAAATCGGCTATCGTCCTTTGTACCTCATCTGTTTCTGTCATGCAATGGAGACAACAATTCTTACAATGGTGTACATTGCAACCCGAGAATGTTGCTGTTTTCACTTCTGATAACAAAGAAATGTTTCAAACGGAGTCAGGTTTGGTTGTTTCCACATATTCGATGGTGGCTAACACCAGAAATAGGTCTCATGACTCTCAAAAGGTCATGGACTTCCTAACGGGCAGAGAATGGGGTTTTATCATTTTAGATGAAGTTCATGTGGTGCCGGCAGCCATGTTCCGTCGAGTTGTTACTACCATTGCAGCACACGCCAAATTGGGGCTAACGGCTACTTTAGTTAGAGAAGATGACAAGATCAGTGATttaaatttcttgattggACCAAAGCTGTACGAAGCCAACTGGATGGAGCTTTCGCAAAAGGGTCACATTGCAAACGTTCAATGTGCCGAAGTTTGGTGTCCTATGACGGCTGAATTTTATCAGGAGTACCTCAGAGAGAGTgcaagaaagagaatgTTGCTGTACATCATGAATCCCACAAAGTTTCAAGCTTGTCAATTTTTGATTCAGTATCATGAAAGAAGAGGTGACAAAATCATCGTATTTTCCGATAACGTTTATGCATTACAAGAGTATGCTTTGAAACTGGGTAAGCCTTTCATTTTCGGTGCCACTCCTCAGCAGGAACGTATGaacattttgcaaaatttcCAATTTAACGACCAAATCAatacaatttttttatcGAAGGTTGGTGACACATCCATTGATTTGCCTGAGGCAACCTGTTTGATTCAAATATCATCACATTATGGTTCTCGTCGTCAAGAAGCTCAGAGATTGGGAAGAATTTTAAGAGCTAAAAGACGTAACGATGACGGTTTTAATGCATTTTTCTACTCGTTAGTCTCAAAAGATACCCAGGAAATGTATTATTCTACCAAGAGACAGGCATTCTTGGTGGATCAAGGTTACGCATTCAAAGTCATTACACATTTGCATGGTATGGAGAACTTACCAAATCTAGCATATGCGTCCGCAAGAGAACGCAGGGAATTACTGCAAGAAGTTCTGTTGAAGAACGAGGAAGCTGCAGGTATAGAGATTGGAGATGACGCAGATAACTCGGTTGGACGTGGAGTGAACGCGCATAAGAAGGCAAAGTCCAAGGCTGTCAGGGGTGAAGGTTCTCTGGCTGGTCTTGCTGGAGGTGAAGATATGGCATATATGGAGTACAGCACTAATAAGAAtaaggatttgaaagagcaTCATCCACTAATTCGGAAAATGTACtacaaaaatttgaaaaagtaA